From a single Candidatus Vogelbacteria bacterium genomic region:
- the recJ gene encoding single-stranded-DNA-specific exonuclease RecJ — MAKKWSLRPAITKQAEKKLAPLPELVAKLLYNRGITDIDEADPFLNPDYEKHIHDPFLMTDMDKAVERILLAIKNNEKIVIFGDYDADGVPGTAILATFFKQVGFINFVPYIPDRHLESYGLNLIQVDKFAADGVKLIITIDCGITAFAESVKARELGVDVIITDHHLPHEILPEALAIVDPKREGDVYPNKNLCGAGVAFKLVQGLIARGGFDIVPGWEKWLLDLVAVSTVSDMVPLVGENRVLVNFGLRVLNKTRRPGLLALVHVLKLKLGVIAEDDIGFMIGPRINSASRMTHGSEAYELLTTDSDSVARTIATNLEKNNKQRKVLVETIMQTVTDHFAHKEVAPVVVVGDPSWGLGVLGLASARITEKYNRVSFVWGKNGDGLIKGSCRSDGSVNLVELMMAAGGRDFFNDMGGHIHAGGFSLAPEKEDELENRLIEAYGKLPKEEVVIEQMIDSELDLSEVTWDTFKEVDRLSPFGIDNPKPVFLFRDIEIGGVKTFGNGGIHIELSFQVNGKKLVAIGFFGCPPVLDESEEFDGHNGHNFPDVALISGHRIDLLANLEKSNFKNYPELRLRIVDIRSVV, encoded by the coding sequence ATGGCAAAAAAATGGTCACTGAGACCGGCTATTACTAAACAAGCTGAGAAAAAACTTGCTCCCTTGCCGGAGTTGGTGGCCAAACTTTTATACAACCGCGGGATTACAGATATTGATGAAGCGGACCCCTTTTTAAATCCAGATTACGAGAAGCATATTCATGACCCGTTTCTGATGACCGATATGGATAAAGCGGTGGAGAGGATTTTGCTGGCGATCAAAAACAACGAAAAAATAGTGATTTTTGGTGACTACGATGCGGATGGTGTGCCGGGAACAGCGATTTTGGCGACATTTTTTAAACAAGTTGGTTTTATAAACTTTGTACCCTATATTCCTGATCGGCATTTAGAGTCGTACGGTCTTAATTTAATCCAAGTTGATAAATTTGCCGCTGATGGTGTGAAATTAATCATTACTATCGATTGTGGAATTACGGCTTTTGCGGAATCGGTCAAAGCGCGAGAGCTTGGTGTTGATGTGATTATTACTGATCACCACTTACCTCACGAAATCTTGCCGGAAGCGTTAGCAATTGTTGATCCGAAACGGGAGGGCGATGTGTATCCCAACAAAAACTTATGTGGAGCGGGGGTGGCTTTTAAACTTGTTCAAGGCCTGATCGCTCGAGGTGGTTTTGATATTGTCCCTGGTTGGGAGAAGTGGTTGCTGGATTTGGTGGCTGTCTCGACCGTGTCGGACATGGTGCCGCTAGTGGGAGAAAATCGAGTGCTGGTGAACTTTGGTTTGCGAGTACTCAATAAAACCCGGCGACCGGGACTCTTGGCTTTGGTTCACGTACTTAAATTAAAATTAGGAGTGATTGCGGAAGATGATATTGGTTTTATGATTGGTCCGCGGATCAACTCGGCTAGTCGAATGACTCATGGTTCGGAAGCTTATGAACTTCTGACGACTGACAGTGATTCAGTGGCTCGAACGATTGCTACCAATCTCGAGAAAAATAATAAACAGCGAAAGGTGTTGGTGGAAACTATTATGCAAACAGTAACTGATCACTTTGCTCATAAGGAAGTGGCACCGGTGGTGGTAGTAGGTGACCCTAGTTGGGGATTGGGAGTACTTGGTTTGGCGTCAGCTCGGATTACCGAAAAATACAATCGAGTATCATTTGTCTGGGGTAAAAATGGCGATGGTCTAATCAAAGGTTCTTGTCGGTCGGATGGCTCGGTTAATTTAGTGGAGCTGATGATGGCGGCTGGAGGACGAGATTTTTTTAATGACATGGGTGGACATATTCATGCAGGTGGTTTCTCACTGGCGCCAGAAAAAGAAGATGAATTAGAAAATCGACTGATTGAGGCCTATGGCAAGTTACCGAAAGAAGAAGTGGTGATCGAGCAAATGATCGACAGCGAGCTTGATTTGAGTGAAGTGACCTGGGACACTTTTAAAGAAGTGGACAGATTGTCGCCGTTTGGGATTGATAATCCGAAACCAGTTTTTTTGTTTCGAGATATTGAGATTGGGGGAGTGAAAACGTTTGGCAATGGCGGTATTCATATTGAATTATCGTTTCAGGTTAACGGTAAGAAGTTGGTAGCGATTGGCTTTTTTGGTTGTCCGCCGGTTTTAGATGAAAGTGAAGAGTTTGATGGTCACAATGGACATAATTTTCCGGACGTAGCCCTGATTTCTGGGCACCGGATTGATCTATTGGCCAACTTGGAGAAGTCTAATTTTAAGAATTATCCTGAATTGAGACTGCGGATTGTTGATATTAGATCGGTAGTTTAA
- a CDS encoding GspE/PulE family protein, translating to MHTDVLELKKFLVESRLISKADIDLLWTEAGGDENKFADLVVSNGKISEDDWRKAKAYVLGIPYVDLKKNKIDRTILTLIPEPVARRHNIIAYSKSDQGLEVAMLDPGDLQAIDFIRKGVGVKVLPRLTDSESIKHSLLQYQKSLKAEFGDLIQKEASSLSSTSDLGPTSPEELKKIAEDLPVVRIVDTLLSHAVSQKASDIHIEPFEKDLVIRYRIDGLLHDAMILPKSAAPGLTARVKVLANLRLDEKRLPQDGRFKTDLSGQNVALRVSTLPTYFGEKIVMRLLPDSVKGFSLEGSGFHGEGLERLHKAMRASTGMILVTGPTGSGKSTTLYTMLQMLNTPDVNISTIEDPIEYQIARINQTQVKPDIGLTFSNGLRSLVRQDPDIIMVGEIRDGETASLAINASLTGHLVLSTLHTNSAAGTIPRLLDMGTEPFLVVSTINVIIAQRLVRRLCESKEKYNLSSAEIDSLGKKVDLTRVLEALRQENIVGPKDEWASIPFYKPKATEESEDGYSGRVGIHEILPMTLTIKELVMQGKTAEAIETRGKAEGMLTMLEDGIFKSVQGLTTIEEVLRVVSE from the coding sequence ATGCACACTGACGTGCTAGAACTCAAAAAATTTTTAGTCGAGTCTCGTTTGATCAGTAAAGCTGATATTGATTTGTTGTGGACTGAAGCAGGGGGGGATGAAAATAAGTTCGCCGATCTAGTGGTTAGTAATGGTAAAATTTCCGAAGACGATTGGCGAAAAGCTAAAGCTTATGTTTTAGGTATACCGTATGTTGATTTGAAAAAAAATAAAATTGATCGTACTATTTTGACTTTGATCCCCGAACCAGTTGCTCGCCGTCACAATATTATTGCTTACTCTAAGTCCGACCAAGGTCTCGAAGTGGCCATGCTAGATCCGGGCGATTTACAGGCGATTGATTTCATTCGCAAGGGAGTAGGGGTTAAGGTTTTACCTCGTTTAACTGATTCTGAATCTATCAAACATAGCTTACTTCAGTATCAGAAAAGTTTAAAAGCTGAGTTTGGGGACCTGATTCAAAAGGAAGCTAGTAGTTTATCCTCGACTAGCGACCTAGGTCCGACTTCACCAGAAGAATTAAAAAAAATCGCTGAAGATTTGCCAGTGGTTCGTATTGTCGACACCCTTTTGTCTCATGCGGTGTCACAAAAAGCCTCTGATATTCATATTGAACCATTCGAAAAAGATTTAGTTATTCGTTACCGTATTGATGGTCTACTGCACGACGCTATGATTTTGCCTAAGTCGGCTGCTCCCGGTCTAACCGCTCGGGTTAAAGTGCTAGCCAATCTGCGCCTTGATGAAAAACGCTTACCACAAGATGGGCGTTTTAAAACCGATCTCTCTGGTCAAAATGTTGCTCTCCGGGTCTCTACCTTACCGACTTACTTTGGCGAGAAGATTGTGATGCGTCTGTTACCTGATTCGGTTAAAGGTTTTTCTCTAGAAGGTAGTGGGTTTCATGGAGAGGGTCTTGAGCGACTCCATAAAGCAATGAGAGCTAGTACGGGTATGATTTTGGTGACTGGACCGACCGGCTCTGGTAAATCAACCACTCTCTACACCATGCTTCAGATGTTAAATACACCCGATGTTAATATTTCTACCATTGAAGACCCGATTGAATACCAAATTGCTCGTATTAATCAAACTCAAGTTAAGCCAGATATTGGTCTAACTTTTTCTAATGGCCTACGTTCTCTGGTTCGCCAAGACCCGGATATTATTATGGTCGGGGAAATCCGTGATGGCGAGACAGCAAGTTTAGCTATCAATGCGTCATTGACTGGTCACCTGGTTCTCTCTACCTTGCACACCAACTCCGCTGCTGGCACCATCCCACGCCTCTTAGATATGGGGACAGAGCCTTTTTTGGTGGTGTCGACTATCAATGTCATTATTGCTCAGCGTTTAGTTCGTCGATTGTGTGAATCAAAGGAAAAATATAACTTGAGCTCGGCCGAGATTGATTCGCTAGGTAAAAAGGTGGATCTAACTAGAGTTTTAGAAGCCCTTAGACAAGAAAATATTGTTGGTCCAAAAGATGAGTGGGCGAGTATTCCATTTTATAAACCAAAAGCGACCGAAGAATCGGAAGATGGTTATTCTGGTCGGGTTGGTATTCATGAGATATTACCAATGACCTTAACTATTAAGGAACTGGTGATGCAGGGTAAAACAGCGGAAGCGATTGAAACTAGAGGTAAGGCTGAGGGGATGTTGACGATGCTTGAAGATGGGATTTTTAAATCAGTTCAAGGTCTAACTACCATAGAAGAAGTTTTGCGAGTGGTCTCTGAGTAA
- a CDS encoding HIT domain-containing protein, translating into MTDCIFCKIVAGEIPSHKVYENDNFLAFLDIHPHSPGHVQVIPKTHYRFVWQVPNAGDYFEVAKKIALAQQKAFNTDWILSKIVGDEVPHAHIWVFPNDKVKGDKMDFENNKQNIIANL; encoded by the coding sequence ATGACTGATTGTATATTTTGCAAAATAGTTGCCGGAGAAATCCCATCACACAAGGTTTACGAGAATGATAACTTCCTAGCCTTTTTGGATATTCATCCTCACTCCCCTGGTCATGTCCAAGTAATACCCAAGACTCACTACCGCTTCGTCTGGCAGGTACCAAATGCCGGCGACTATTTTGAAGTGGCTAAAAAGATAGCTTTAGCTCAACAAAAGGCTTTTAATACTGACTGGATCCTCAGCAAAATCGTTGGTGACGAAGTACCACACGCTCATATCTGGGTCTTCCCTAATGATAAAGTTAAAGGCGACAAAATGGATTTCGAAAACAATAAGCAAAATATTATAGCTAATTTATAA
- a CDS encoding type II secretion system F family protein, translating into MEFKFKAKNLTGQSIEGTREAFDRQALALALRNEGYIVTSLAEVNQTESGLLQRWGLTIGRVSLREKIMFAQNLAAMLEAGLALARSLSVFERQTRNKFLKKSIAKIIAKVNAGKSLSMALLEQPAVFPSVFAAMVAAGEESGTLPGSLKLIGEQLDKSYELKRKIRGAMIYPAIIIVVIILIGILMMIFVVPALTATFQELKLDLPLSTRAIIGLSNFFVNYYLIVIVVTLASVVGFSFWRKTKVSKIMISRLALKLPVIGVMVQELNSALVMRNLSALISAGVSLTESLKITSSVVNNTEYQNLLLGSIEAIEKGVLVSQVFKAREDLFPPLVGEMAEVGEETGELAAMLLRGAIFFEGEVDNKTKNLSTIVEPVLLVLIGCAVGFFAISMIGPMYSLTEAL; encoded by the coding sequence ATGGAATTTAAATTTAAAGCCAAAAACTTGACTGGTCAGAGTATCGAAGGGACTCGAGAGGCTTTTGACCGGCAAGCTCTCGCTCTAGCTCTTCGTAACGAAGGTTATATTGTTACTTCATTAGCAGAAGTTAACCAAACAGAGTCTGGTTTGTTACAGAGGTGGGGTTTAACTATAGGGCGAGTGTCTTTAAGAGAAAAAATAATGTTTGCCCAAAATCTAGCGGCTATGCTTGAGGCGGGACTAGCCCTAGCTCGGTCTTTATCTGTGTTTGAACGACAAACTAGGAATAAATTTTTAAAAAAATCAATTGCCAAAATCATTGCCAAAGTGAACGCGGGTAAGTCCTTATCGATGGCCCTGTTAGAACAGCCAGCTGTTTTTCCAAGTGTCTTTGCGGCCATGGTCGCGGCGGGAGAGGAGTCTGGTACTTTGCCTGGTTCGCTCAAATTGATCGGCGAACAGCTCGACAAAAGTTATGAATTGAAACGCAAGATTCGCGGAGCGATGATTTATCCGGCCATTATTATTGTGGTCATTATCTTGATTGGGATCTTGATGATGATCTTTGTGGTACCGGCTTTGACTGCTACTTTTCAAGAATTAAAATTAGACTTACCGTTGTCCACTAGAGCAATCATTGGTCTGAGTAACTTTTTTGTTAATTATTACTTGATTGTCATTGTTGTGACTTTAGCCTCAGTGGTTGGTTTTTCTTTTTGGCGAAAAACAAAAGTTAGTAAAATAATGATTAGTCGGCTGGCTTTGAAATTGCCAGTGATCGGTGTGATGGTTCAAGAATTAAATTCAGCCTTGGTGATGAGAAATTTATCAGCTTTGATTTCAGCTGGGGTCAGTCTAACTGAGAGTTTAAAAATCACTTCATCGGTGGTTAACAATACGGAATATCAAAATTTATTACTAGGTTCAATTGAAGCGATTGAGAAGGGCGTTTTGGTCTCTCAGGTTTTTAAAGCGCGTGAAGATCTCTTTCCGCCATTGGTTGGTGAGATGGCGGAAGTTGGGGAAGAGACCGGTGAGTTGGCGGCTATGTTATTACGAGGGGCTATCTTTTTTGAAGGAGAAGTCGATAACAAGACCAAGAATCTCTCAACCATTGTTGAGCCAGTTCTTTTAGTCTTGATTGGTTGTGCGGTTGGTTTCTTTGCTATTTCGATGATTGGTCCAATGTATTCACTAACCGAAGCACTATAA
- a CDS encoding prepilin-type N-terminal cleavage/methylation domain-containing protein: protein MLLFFKSNRLNLNQSAGFSLVEAVIAIAIISLILGGIVMTIQTMVVFEGQTLKKRQASLLADQGLEVVRVLRDSGWTANVAPLTTNRNYYLRFNAGAWQATTTVQTNSPFYRTISLAPVYRDVNSRIAPSGTLDTNTKLITVTVAWPYRLATSTVVTSGYLTNLFAN, encoded by the coding sequence ATGCTTCTTTTTTTTAAAAGTAATCGACTTAATCTCAATCAATCAGCTGGCTTTTCTTTAGTAGAAGCGGTGATTGCGATTGCAATTATTTCTTTGATTCTGGGCGGAATTGTGATGACTATTCAAACTATGGTGGTGTTTGAAGGTCAGACGCTCAAAAAACGACAAGCTAGCTTACTGGCTGACCAGGGTCTGGAGGTGGTTCGGGTTTTACGTGATAGTGGTTGGACTGCCAACGTGGCCCCGCTGACTACCAATAGAAATTATTATTTACGTTTTAATGCTGGTGCTTGGCAGGCAACCACTACCGTTCAAACCAATAGCCCCTTTTATAGAACTATTTCTTTAGCGCCAGTTTATCGTGATGTTAATAGTCGGATTGCTCCGTCTGGAACATTGGACACTAACACTAAATTGATTACAGTCACGGTGGCTTGGCCTTACCGCTTGGCTACTTCCACAGTGGTGACTAGTGGTTATTTAACTAATCTTTTTGCTAATTAA
- a CDS encoding ribonuclease HI family protein codes for MKKYILYTDGGARGNPGNAGVGIVITDEVGQMIHEASKALGEATNNEAEYHGVIFGLEQIKEVVGMEELKLAQVELRMDSQLVARQITKKYKIKEPRMKDLWLVVQDLLGKYIPNFSVVEIPREENKEADRLANEAMDTNS; via the coding sequence ATGAAGAAATATATTTTATATACTGACGGAGGAGCACGAGGTAATCCTGGAAATGCAGGGGTAGGTATCGTGATTACAGATGAGGTTGGACAGATGATCCACGAGGCCTCCAAGGCCCTTGGGGAGGCAACCAACAATGAAGCCGAGTATCATGGGGTGATTTTTGGCTTGGAGCAAATTAAAGAGGTGGTTGGAATGGAAGAGTTAAAGTTGGCTCAGGTGGAGTTGCGAATGGATTCTCAGTTGGTGGCTAGGCAGATTACCAAAAAGTACAAAATAAAAGAACCACGGATGAAAGATTTATGGTTGGTGGTTCAAGATTTACTTGGAAAATACATACCAAACTTTTCAGTCGTAGAAATACCTAGAGAGGAAAACAAAGAAGCGGATCGACTAGCTAATGAGGCAATGGATACAAATAGTTAG
- a CDS encoding prepilin-type N-terminal cleavage/methylation domain-containing protein, with amino-acid sequence MTNNKGFSLLEVIIAMTIVTLVAVTVFVSLSAYRSRHAVSDMATNVISALSQARTKTVAGYNDTSYGVNIASTSITLFSGSSFNSSASDNQVIASSGDLTIQPYLVGGATNVYFKRLTGETTQFGYITIKSLSDMTKVATVTISASGVAGQL; translated from the coding sequence ATGACTAACAATAAAGGTTTTTCGTTGCTGGAAGTAATAATCGCGATGACGATTGTAACTTTAGTGGCTGTGACTGTTTTTGTCAGTCTCTCAGCTTACCGTTCCCGGCATGCGGTTAGCGATATGGCGACCAATGTAATCTCCGCTCTTAGTCAGGCTCGAACCAAAACGGTCGCTGGCTATAATGACACCTCTTATGGGGTCAATATTGCTAGCACATCCATTACTTTATTTAGTGGTAGTAGCTTTAATTCTTCAGCTAGTGACAATCAAGTCATTGCCTCGTCTGGTGATTTAACAATTCAACCCTATTTAGTTGGCGGAGCGACCAATGTTTATTTTAAACGTCTAACCGGCGAGACGACTCAGTTTGGTTATATTACTATTAAGTCGTTATCTGATATGACCAAAGTAGCAACGGTTACAATCTCGGCCAGTGGAGTAGCTGGTCAATTATAA
- a CDS encoding prepilin-type N-terminal cleavage/methylation domain-containing protein: MANKLNQQAGFTLLETLIYLALFVIVSLVVSLILLSTTNAFLLAYNRRMAGTDGQNTLMRVVLETRQATSIDVANSVLGANLSTLQLNTNDSGGSPTTVKFFVATSTLFVQTGVNTAQALTSSSTKISKFMATRFSTASSEGINFDLTVTAGGRASSTGTFSDTAVVRGGY; this comes from the coding sequence ATGGCCAATAAACTTAATCAACAGGCTGGTTTTACCCTACTAGAAACTTTAATTTATTTAGCTTTGTTTGTGATTGTTTCGCTCGTGGTTAGTTTAATTTTACTGTCTACGACCAACGCTTTTCTTTTGGCTTACAATCGTCGCATGGCGGGGACTGATGGGCAGAATACTTTAATGAGAGTGGTCCTGGAAACCAGGCAAGCTACTTCTATTGATGTGGCTAATAGTGTTTTAGGGGCTAATCTCAGTACTTTGCAACTTAATACAAACGATAGTGGCGGTAGCCCAACGACTGTTAAGTTTTTTGTCGCGACTAGTACCTTGTTTGTCCAAACTGGAGTGAACACTGCTCAAGCCCTGACCTCTAGTAGTACTAAAATATCAAAATTTATGGCTACTCGTTTTTCAACCGCTAGTTCGGAGGGGATTAATTTTGATCTAACAGTGACTGCTGGCGGTCGGGCCTCCTCAACTGGTACTTTTTCTGACACCGCCGTGGTGCGTGGAGGATATTAG
- the pgk gene encoding phosphoglycerate kinase, producing MELRSIKQLKKKDLAGKRVFVRVDWNVPIKNGKIMDTYRIDQSFPTLLYLVAGGATLVLATHLGDEKASIEPIVEYVSEKLPYGNLIFLPNLRSNPGEEKNDKTFAKQLAKEADIYVNEAFAVCHRKHASVVSLPKLLPAYAGLLVEKEVKELSKAFKPQHPFVFVLGGVKFSTKLPLIKRFAKLADTVFVGGALANALFLKEGYEVGKSVVDREAKGLAEILKYKNVVLPIDVVTSGPKGDAIKMPEATGKQEKIVDIGPQSVAFVADKISKAKLVVWNGPQGNFEVGFGQATTLIAKAIAKSKAYSIIGGGDTVTAIEGLNINEQIDFISTGGGAMLEFLAEVTLPGLEALKK from the coding sequence ATGGAACTACGAAGTATTAAACAATTGAAGAAAAAAGATTTAGCTGGTAAACGAGTGTTTGTCCGAGTGGATTGGAATGTGCCGATTAAGAATGGAAAAATTATGGATACCTATCGGATTGATCAATCTTTTCCCACTCTTCTTTATTTGGTCGCCGGTGGAGCGACGCTTGTCTTAGCGACTCATCTTGGTGACGAGAAAGCCTCGATTGAACCTATTGTTGAATACGTGAGTGAAAAGTTGCCTTATGGTAATTTAATTTTCCTCCCAAATCTTCGCTCCAATCCTGGTGAAGAGAAAAACGATAAAACTTTTGCTAAGCAATTAGCCAAAGAGGCAGATATTTATGTGAATGAAGCTTTTGCAGTTTGTCACCGTAAACATGCTTCAGTGGTGTCACTGCCAAAGTTGTTGCCCGCTTATGCTGGTCTCCTTGTCGAAAAAGAAGTTAAAGAATTATCTAAAGCTTTCAAACCACAACACCCCTTTGTGTTTGTGTTAGGTGGGGTAAAGTTTTCGACCAAATTGCCTTTGATCAAACGTTTTGCGAAATTAGCTGATACTGTGTTTGTTGGTGGCGCTTTGGCCAACGCTCTTTTTCTGAAAGAAGGCTATGAAGTGGGGAAGTCGGTAGTGGATCGCGAGGCTAAAGGTTTGGCTGAGATTTTGAAATATAAAAATGTGGTGTTGCCGATCGATGTGGTGACTAGTGGTCCTAAGGGTGATGCGATTAAAATGCCTGAAGCGACCGGTAAACAAGAAAAGATCGTTGATATTGGTCCGCAGTCGGTAGCCTTTGTGGCTGATAAAATTAGTAAAGCTAAACTAGTGGTCTGGAATGGTCCTCAAGGTAATTTTGAAGTAGGTTTCGGCCAAGCTACAACTCTTATTGCTAAAGCGATCGCTAAGTCTAAGGCTTACTCAATCATTGGTGGAGGCGATACGGTGACCGCGATAGAAGGTTTGAATATTAATGAACAAATAGACTTTATCTCCACTGGTGGTGGTGCGATGCTCGAATTTTTAGCCGAGGTAACATTGCCTGGGCTGGAAGCGCTTAAGAAATAA
- a CDS encoding triose-phosphate isomerase — protein MAKAKKLIVANWKMNPETPREAKDLYQKTKKLTLKLVNTETVICPPAVFLGFLNHRSSKNFHLGVQDISMEKGVGAFTGSLSAGQIKYTGAEYTIVGHSEKRASGDTDEKINVKVKNALSAGLSVILCIGEKVRDTHGDYLNILKNQLELSLAGLKKTQFADIVIAYEPVWAIGKDATGVDTPDNFLHNALFIRKVISGLAGKEAAHTIQVLYGGSVSPKNAEGFLGVGKADGLLVGRACLDPKNFGEILRLSEVVAKTQTK, from the coding sequence ATGGCTAAGGCAAAAAAACTAATTGTGGCGAATTGGAAGATGAACCCTGAGACTCCTCGGGAAGCGAAGGATTTGTATCAAAAAACTAAAAAATTAACCCTAAAGCTGGTTAATACTGAGACGGTAATCTGTCCGCCAGCGGTCTTCTTGGGCTTTTTGAATCATCGTTCCAGTAAAAATTTTCACTTAGGAGTTCAAGATATATCAATGGAAAAAGGAGTTGGCGCTTTCACTGGTTCGCTATCCGCTGGTCAGATCAAATACACCGGCGCCGAATACACGATTGTCGGCCATTCCGAAAAGCGGGCGAGTGGTGACACGGATGAGAAAATCAATGTGAAAGTTAAAAATGCTTTGAGTGCTGGTTTGTCAGTTATCTTGTGTATTGGTGAAAAGGTTCGTGATACTCATGGAGACTATTTAAATATTTTAAAAAATCAATTGGAACTTAGCTTGGCTGGATTAAAGAAAACGCAATTTGCCGATATTGTCATTGCCTACGAACCAGTTTGGGCGATAGGTAAAGATGCGACTGGAGTGGATACACCTGATAATTTTTTACACAACGCCTTATTTATTCGTAAAGTGATTAGTGGTTTGGCTGGTAAAGAAGCCGCTCACACTATTCAAGTTTTATATGGTGGTTCAGTTAGTCCGAAAAATGCTGAGGGTTTCTTGGGTGTTGGCAAAGCTGACGGCTTGCTAGTTGGTAGGGCTTGTCTTGATCCCAAAAACTTTGGTGAAATTTTACGACTCAGTGAAGTGGTAGCTAAAACTCAAACAAAATAA